A genome region from Desulfobotulus mexicanus includes the following:
- a CDS encoding PfaD family polyunsaturated fatty acid/polyketide biosynthesis protein, protein MTTDITDSSMGWWQPGPSDKAFPETDDPKAALLSLRSPLFLVLGEDGKPQLRTYGQAILGSVLSGENSLPLLAFVPPLPPENLGSRDFLRRHGLKYPYIAGAMANGITSEAMVMEAGRAGGMGFFGAGGCTLARIEKAIATLKKAAESSPFPFGFNFLHQPGSPEGEMALAQLYLNSGITSVCAAAFMRMTPAIVLYRVRGVTADEKGRPLPKNRIIAKVSRVEIAEKFLAPPPEKILKQLLSQGLLSKEEARLGALLPMANDITAEADSGGHTDNRPAMALLPAIKAARDAAMAAREYTHIPCVGLGGGIATPASAAAAFALGADYILVGSVHQACVESGTSDTVREMLARCGQADVTMTAAADMFEMGGRVQVLKRETMFALRAQKLYTLYREYPSMEALPEDAIRFLEDKIFQKSIAEEWESTRRFFMERDPSQLKRAEEDPRHHMALLFRSYLGQASLWAIQGNPDRKVDYQVWCGPAMGAFNAWTKNSFLEEVSERRIRTVAFNLLAGAATLTRFSMLKVQYPEIPAHLGNFSPLGLNTLEPMMS, encoded by the coding sequence ATGACAACAGACATAACAGATTCTTCCATGGGCTGGTGGCAACCCGGCCCTTCTGATAAAGCCTTTCCTGAGACAGACGATCCAAAAGCGGCACTGCTCTCCTTGCGCAGTCCCCTTTTTCTTGTACTGGGAGAAGACGGCAAACCCCAGCTCCGCACATACGGGCAGGCGATTCTGGGAAGTGTCCTTTCCGGTGAAAACTCACTGCCTCTTCTTGCCTTTGTTCCCCCTCTTCCGCCTGAAAACCTCGGCAGCCGGGATTTTCTCCGGCGACACGGATTGAAATACCCCTACATTGCAGGAGCCATGGCCAACGGCATCACATCAGAAGCCATGGTTATGGAAGCGGGCCGGGCCGGAGGCATGGGCTTTTTCGGGGCTGGCGGCTGCACCCTTGCCCGCATTGAAAAGGCCATTGCCACCCTGAAAAAAGCGGCAGAATCAAGCCCCTTTCCCTTTGGCTTTAATTTTCTGCACCAGCCCGGCTCCCCGGAAGGGGAAATGGCCCTTGCGCAACTTTATCTCAATTCCGGCATCACCAGCGTCTGTGCCGCCGCCTTCATGCGCATGACCCCGGCCATTGTTCTGTACAGGGTAAGGGGCGTCACGGCGGATGAAAAGGGCCGTCCCCTACCGAAAAACCGCATCATAGCCAAGGTTTCCAGGGTGGAAATTGCTGAAAAATTCCTTGCCCCCCCTCCTGAAAAAATTCTTAAGCAACTGCTCAGCCAAGGGCTGCTAAGTAAAGAAGAAGCCCGACTCGGGGCCTTACTTCCCATGGCCAATGACATCACGGCAGAAGCGGATTCCGGCGGACATACGGATAATCGTCCGGCCATGGCCCTTCTTCCCGCCATCAAAGCGGCAAGGGATGCGGCCATGGCTGCAAGGGAATATACCCACATCCCCTGCGTTGGCCTTGGGGGCGGCATTGCCACTCCGGCTTCTGCGGCGGCGGCCTTTGCCCTGGGAGCGGATTATATACTGGTGGGCTCCGTCCATCAGGCCTGCGTGGAATCCGGCACCTCAGATACGGTGCGGGAGATGCTGGCCCGCTGCGGACAGGCCGATGTCACCATGACCGCTGCGGCGGACATGTTTGAGATGGGTGGCAGGGTGCAGGTGCTGAAAAGGGAAACCATGTTTGCCTTACGGGCGCAGAAACTCTACACCCTTTACAGGGAGTATCCTTCCATGGAAGCCCTGCCGGAGGATGCAATCCGCTTCCTTGAAGACAAGATCTTTCAGAAAAGCATAGCAGAGGAATGGGAATCCACCCGCCGCTTTTTCATGGAACGGGATCCATCCCAGCTGAAACGGGCCGAAGAAGATCCCCGCCACCACATGGCCCTGCTCTTCCGCTCCTATCTCGGTCAGGCCTCCCTCTGGGCCATACAGGGAAATCCGGACCGCAAGGTGGATTATCAGGTCTGGTGCGGCCCGGCCATGGGTGCTTTCAATGCCTGGACCAAAAACAGTTTTCTGGAGGAGGTATCCGAACGCCGCATCCGCACCGTGGCCTTCAATCTTCTGGCCGGAGCCGCCACCCTTACCCGTTTCTCCATGCTAAAAGTCCAGTATCCGGAGATTCCGGCACATCTCGGCAATTTCTCACCACTGGGCCTTAACACCCTTGAACCCATGATGTCTTAA